The stretch of DNA CCACCTGTTTGATAAGGAGGAATTTTCTTAAGTAAGTCACTTTTACCATAGAGTATTCCAACGCCGTTTGGGCCATATAGCTTATGCGCCGAAAACACTAAAAAATCACAATCAAGATCAGCAACATCCACCTTCATATGCGCAATGGACTGACAGGCGTCAACAAGGACCCTTGCCCCCACTTTTTTTGCTAGTTGCACAATCTTTTTTATATCAACCACTGAACCAAGCACGTTTGACATCTGTGTAATTGCGATCAGTTTTGTTTTACTGGAAAGCAAATCATCTAATGCATTGAATAGTACTTCTCCGTCTTTTGTGATTGGAATGATCTTTAGCACGGCTTTCTTCTTTTGGCATACCTGCTGCCAAGGCACAATGTTGGCATGGTGCTCCATTGCGGATATCAAAATCTCATCGTTCTCATCAATAAATTCATTGCCGAAAGAGTGGGCGGCTAAATTAATTGCCTCCGTAGCATTTTTTGTAAAAATTATGGTTTTTGCGGAGTCTGCGTTGATAAATTTTGCAACACTTTTTCTGGTTTCTTCAAAATCTTCAGTTGCTCTGGCACTCAAACCATAAATCCCCCTATGAATATTGGCATATCCATGTGAGTAAAAATGATTAAGTGCATCAATCATTTGCTTGGGTTTTTGTGCGCTTGCTGCTGAATCAAAAAAAACTAATCCATCATTTTGGTTGAAAATGGGGAAATCTTTACGTACTGTACTCATAATTCAATTCTTTACGTCCAGATAGGTGTTCACTATAATTCTTAAAACACATAAAGCATACAGTATATATATCAGGCAATCAAACATTGTCAAAGAGTCATTTTTTTACTAGTATGTGTGCAAAACTTGATTATTCATAAACATAAAACATTATGCAACAGAAAAAAATAGATGAACAAATCAATAAAAAGATACAAGAAATAAGCTTAGGTGGTGGCCAAGACAAGGTGGATAGGCAGCATGGATTGGGCAAATTAACTGCCAGAGAGAGAATAGAAATATTAATGGACCCAGACTCTTTTGAAGAAATGGATGCATTCGTTGAACACAGATGTCAGAATTTTGGAATGCAAAAAAAGGTTTTTCCTGGCGACGGTCTGATAGTTGGGCATGGAACCATTAATGGGAGGCTGGTCTTTGTATATAGTCAAGATTTCACAATTATTGGTGGTTCTTTAGGAGAGATGCATGCACAAAAAATTAATAAAGTACAGGACTTGGCATTAAAATTAAAGGCGCCCATTATAGGTATTAACGACTCAGGAGGGGCGAGAATTCAGGAGGGTGTTGACTCTCTTAAGGGGTATGGTGAGATTTTTCAAAGAAATGTAGATGCATCAGGAGTGATCCCACAAATCACCGTGATTATGGGACCATGCGCTGGAGGCGCTGTTTATTCTCCGGCATTAACAGATTTTATCTTTATGGTTGACCAAACATCATATATGTATTTGACGGGTCCAGATGTTGTAAAAACTGCTACGCATGAAGACGTTACTCATGAACAACTTGGAGGAGCTCAAACCCACATGACCAAAAGTGGAGTCAGTGACTATGTTGCAGAAAATGACATAGAATGCTTACAAATGGTAAGAAAGCTTTTTGATTTTCTTCCATCTTCTAATGTTGCTGGGTTACCAATTTATAAAACACACGACCCGGCTGATAGAATAGAAATGTCATTAGAAACTCTTGTGCCAGAAGACAAGGCAAAGCCGTACGATATGAAGCAGCTAATTGAGAAGGTGGTAGATGAAGGCGACTTTTTTGAAATAAAAGAAGGGTTTGCAAAAAACATAATTGTTGGATTTGCAAGATTTGAAGGGCGTCCGGTCGGTGTTGTTGCTAACCAACCACTGAATATCGCAGGATGTTTGGATATAGATTCGTCAGTCAAGGCTGCGAGATTCATCAGGTTTTGTGATGCATTTGGCATTCCTATAGTGACATTTATTGATGTGCCTGGATTTTTACCTGGAACAGATCAAGAACATAAAGGAATCATAAAGCATGGTGCAAAATTACTATACGCATATGCTGAAGCTACTGTGCCAAAAATTAGTTTAATCGTAAGAAAAGCTTATGGTGGAGCTTATATTGTGATGAATTCTAAGCATCTGAGAGGAGATGTAAATCTATCATGGTCCAATACCGAAATTGCTGTAATGGGTGCCAAAGGTGCGGCACAAATCCTGTATAAGGGTCATGATGCATCTGCAGGTGGAAAAGATGAATGGATTGGTGAGTATGAGGAGAAGTTCGCCACACCTTTAGTTGCAGCCTCTAGGGGATATTTAGATGACATTATCAAACCGCACAGAACAAGATGGAGAATATGTAAGTACCTTTCTATGCTCGAGAATAAAAAGATAGATAAGCCTTGGAAAAAACACGATAACCTTCCTTTATAACATAATTTGGTTCAAAGGTTTGCGATATGATGGAAGATGATGAGACAAGATATGGACACAGACAAAGACTAAATGAAAGGTTCCTCAAATCTCCAATAAGGACTGTGCCAGACTATGAAGTGTTGGAAATGTTGTTATTTTATGTGATCCCGATTAAGGATACCAAGTCCATAGCTAAAAACTTGTTGAGGAAATTTGGCAGTTTGATAGAAGTGTTGGATGCTGATCAGACGCAACTCATAGAAATTAAGGGTGTTGGGCAATCAGTTATTATTTATTTTAAGTTATTGAAAGATTTGTTCAGCCGTTTGCACATTCCAAGTGATTTAGAAAAAAAGTTCTACATATTGAATAACTGGGGGTCGGTAATCAACTACTGCAATTTGACCATGGGGTTTCAAAAAACAGAAAGTTTTAAAATACTGTACTTAAATGCAAAAAACATATTGATTCATGAAGAGGTGATTGATTACGGTACAGTTGACAGAATTGCGATTCATCCGAGGGAAATAGTCAAGAGCGCGTTAACAGTAGGAGCTTCTGCGTTAATTTTAGTGCATAACCACCCAAGCGGTGATGTTTCACCTTCTAAACAAGATATTGAACTTACTAACACAATAGCAACAGCATTAAGGTCCATAAATGTTACAATACATGACCATATAATAGTCTCGCGCAACGATTATTATTCTTTTAAAACCAATAACTTAATTAAAACCTGATGAAACTATTAGTTGGGCTGGGCAATCCTGGCGTTAAATATCAAGATAATAGACATAATATTGGTTTCAAAGCAATTGAGGCTATTGCAAATCGATATGGTAATCCTAACTTTCAAGATAAGTTTGATGGGCAGGTGGCTAAAATTCGAATAGAAAACAAACAAAAGACGATGCCTTTTAATGGGCAGGTGATATTGTTTATGCCCATGACTTATATGAATAACTCTGGCATTCCTCTGAGCAAAGTAGTGAATTTTTACAAAATTCTTATCAATGATATTTATGTAATACATGATGATCTGGACCTTGAAGTGGGGCGCATTAAGATCAAACAAGGAGGGGGTAACTCAGGCCATAACGGGCTGTTTTCAATCGATAGTTATGTTGGCAAAATGTATAACAAGGTGAGGGTTGGGATAGGACGTCCAGAAATTAAAGCCATGGTATCCAATTATGTTCTGAGCGACTTCACAAACCATGAGTCCGAAGAAATGCAGGTGGTACTGAATTTTATCGCCGATAAATTGCCGGAGTTGCTAAACGGAGAGTTTGTAAATTTAATGAACCTTTTCGCACTACACATGCATAAGTTATGAATCTAACTAGGAGTTGAGAGCATTCTTAATTTATCAGAGGCACACTTGAAGAACAATCTGGAGAAATTATAGTTAAACTCCGCTCCAAAAATAAAAATTATGCTACAAAAGTAAAAATACAATAAAGATATAATAACGCCAACTATACTCCCATATATTACATTCAATTGTGAGAAGGTTCTTAAATAATACTTAAACAAGTAAGTGAATGCAATCCAGGCCAAAATAACACATATGGTACCAGGGATGGTATGGGAGAATTTTTGTTTTTTATTTGGTAGAAAAAAGTATAGGAATGAGATGAAAAAGCAACCGTAAAAAATAATTACAGCATCTCGGAAAAACCTCGTCTCGTTTTCAAAGACAATGTAGCAAGAGGAGTTTTTTAAACCAACGTATGTGGCAAAGTCTGATATTAATGATGGGAAAACACCAAACACAAACATCACGGATATGCTCATAAAAATAATGAGCATAAATTCTATTATACTTATAAACCTTCTAAACAAGTAAGATGGCGGCTTTGCAACCCTGTTGGCCTTGTTTAATATGGTGCGTATGGCTTCGAATATGGAAGAGGCAGTCCAAATCGCGCTTACAATAGCGAATGTTAGTAAACTATTAGGAGGTGCGTTGGTGATCTCTTTGATTCTTGGCTTTAAAACGGCAACTAAATCGTCAATTGTATTATCGAGTATAAAATCAATTATATATTCAAATAAATTCGTTGGACCAAATAGCGTTACAATAGCCATAAGAAAAAATAAGAATGGAAATACTGCAAGCATCAATAAAAATGCAAGATATCCTGCGTGTTCCGCACCATCATGCTCTGCAGTGTCTGCAATTGATTTATATATGCAAAGACAAAATTTCTTATAGCACTTCATTTGCAATCCAACTTAAGTCCAAGTTGTTTTGAAGATAACATAGTTTTAATGCATTTAACATCAAATTGGCAACAGTCAGGGGACCAATTCCTCCCGGGACTGGTGTGATGTGTGAAGATTTGGTCTTTACATTCTCAAAATCAACATCACCAGTTAGCTTGTCATCATACCTATTGATCCCAACATCCACAACAAAACAACCTTCCTTGATCCAATCTGTTTTAACTAATAATGGTACTCCGACTGCGGCTATTAATATATCTGCAGTTTGGCATTCTTGCTTTAAATTCACGGTTTTTGAATGGGTGAGTGTGACAGTACAACTTTCTTTGATTAAAATTGATGCCATGGGTCTGCCTACAATGACAGAGCGTCCTATAATTACCGCTTTTTTACCAGATAAATCGTTCCCCAGATATTTTTTGAGGACATGTAATATCCCCTGAGGGGTGCAGGGCAATATATTGGTATTCCAATGGTTTAGCAGACCTGTATTATAGATACCAAAGCCATCTATGTCTTTTTTGTAATCTATAAGTTCGAATACAATATTTGGGTTCAACCCAGTGGGTAGTGGCAATTGTACAAGAATTCCTGTGACTTCTTTGTCCTGATTCAAGCCTTTTATCACCGTGGATAACTCTTGATTGCTAATTTCATGCCTCAGTCGTATAAGTTGAGCACCTATGCCAACACGTTCTGCAGCTTCTAGCTTTGCTCTAACATAGATTTCACTTGCGGTGTTGTTGCCAACTAATACCGTGGCAATGTTTGGTTGGATGTTTAAATTGGTTTTGAGTTCCAGTACTTTGCTTTCAACTTTTTGCAAAATTTCTTTCGCTATCGTTTTTCCGTCTATTATATACGGCATATTTTTATTTACCTCCTGGCAACCCTTTAGTTGTGGAATGCTCGAAGTGCAGAGGAACTTCAGGTCTAATGATTGTATATGCACTATGGCATGCCCTGGCCCCTTCTGCAAAGCCAGTTAATATTAATTTTAGCTTACCTGGATAGTTGCATATATCTCCCACAGCGAATACCCCAGTTAGATTGGTTTGCATAGTTGATGGGTCCACCTCTATGTATTTGTTCTTAATCGACAAACCCCAATTGTTGATGCATCCGATGTTCATTGACATGCCAAAAAATGCCAGTAAGTATTCAGATTTAAGCGAGATTAACTCGTTATCCAAGTTCTTTACTATAATAGAGCTAAGCCTGCCATTTGCACCTTCAAGGGTTTCTAGCTGGTATGGTGTGATGATTTCTATTTTCTTTAAATCACGTAATTCGTTCATTTCTGCAACGGTTTTTGGAGCTGCTCTAAAATCTGGTCTTCTGTGTATTATATAGACTTTTTTGGCTATACCTTTCGCCAACACAATTGCCCAATCCAATGCAGAATCTCCACCTCCTGCGATGGTAACAACTTTGTCTTTAAAAAGATCGGTGTTTGCCACATGATAAAACACAGTGGTGTTCTCGTATTGATCTATGTTTTTTAATGGTGGCTTTCTCACATCAAAGGAGCCACCTCCAGCAGCTATAATTATAACTTTTGCACGGATTGTATTCTTATGTGACGTTAACAACCAATGCTCAGCCTCTTTTTTGATATCTAAGCATTGTTCATCTAAAAAATATTGAGGATTGAATGGGGCAGCTTGCTTCTTTAAGTTATCAACCAGTTCTTGTGCGTTAATGTTATGGAATCCCGGAATATCATATATGGGTTTTTGTGGGTATAAAGCGCTACATTGCCCGCCAACAAAACCTAAAGTTTCAACCACGCACACCTTCAAACCAAGCATCCCTGCCTGAAAAACAGTGAATAAACCTACAGGTCCAGCTCCTATAATCGCAATATCGTATATGTTCAAAATGCAAGAAGTGATTTGATAAAGTTAGCTACGAATATCATGGTTAAAGCACTTTTTCAATTAATTAATTAATTATAGTTGCGGGAGAACGTGGCTATAAAAAACCACCCAACTTAGAGTTAAAAATATTTCCAAATATTTCTAAAAAGTATTTGACATGATGAGAAATATCAATATCACTCGCACTATAATTTGTGTGTGTGAAATAATTATGACTGATTTTAATGTTACCTCTATATCTGCTAATTCAACAACATATGTTAATCCCATCTTAGTTGATGATGTTGTTTTGCCTCCTAAAAAAGATGATTCTGTAGATACTGCAGAAGTAAGTAAGTTGTATAACCTACCTTTTGTTGAACGTTTTTTTAAAGCTAATCAAAGTTACAATGAGTTAGTGGCAAAAGTGTCCAGAGGTGAATCAATCGAGAAAAAAGAGTTGTCCGCAATTGCTGGAGATCAGAATTTTTTTGATCATCTATTGCTTAAAGCAGCCTTTGCTCATAATGCAAATCTAGGAAATCTGGATGTGTTTTTAAATGCTAAGCAAAATAACGGAGGTTTTGCGGTTTTTGCAAAATATGGATTGTATTTACTAAGGGAGCTTGTGGGTAATTTTTACTCTCACTTTGAGCATGACCATTCTGCAGTTGATGCTGTCGCTGTAAAGGCGTGTGGGGTGCCAAAATTAATATTCCCTTATTGGGAGTGTTGCCATAAGATAGATAAGATGCTAAAATGAATATAGCGAGCAACAAAGAAAATAGAAATATGAATACAGAGTGTAAAAAATGCAGTAGCAGTAAATACGTTAAGAATGGTAATATTAGGGGTATGCAAAGGTATAAATGCAAAGAGTGTGGATGTAATTTTACAAGCACTAAATTAAGAGGCTGTTCGCCAGAGATGAAGGCTCTGGCAGTGTTATTGTACAGCATGGGAAAAAGTAGCTTTAGATGGCTAGGGAAATTATTTAAAGTAGCTCATACTAGCGTATATAAGTGGATAATACTGTATGCTAAAAAGATACCAAGACCAACAGTGCCGGAAGAATTGAGAGAAGTTGAAATAGATGAGATGTGGCATTTTGTAGATTCAAAAAAAACAAATTATGGATATGGAAAGCCTATAGTAGGGAGCTCAAGAGAGTTGTTGC from Candidatus Bandiella woodruffii encodes:
- a CDS encoding YihY/virulence factor BrkB family protein, whose amino-acid sequence is MKCYKKFCLCIYKSIADTAEHDGAEHAGYLAFLLMLAVFPFLFFLMAIVTLFGPTNLFEYIIDFILDNTIDDLVAVLKPRIKEITNAPPNSLLTFAIVSAIWTASSIFEAIRTILNKANRVAKPPSYLFRRFISIIEFMLIIFMSISVMFVFGVFPSLISDFATYVGLKNSSCYIVFENETRFFRDAVIIFYGCFFISFLYFFLPNKKQKFSHTIPGTICVILAWIAFTYLFKYYLRTFSQLNVIYGSIVGVIISLLYFYFCSIIFIFGAEFNYNFSRLFFKCASDKLRMLSTPS
- a CDS encoding SufS family cysteine desulfurase → MSTVRKDFPIFNQNDGLVFFDSAASAQKPKQMIDALNHFYSHGYANIHRGIYGLSARATEDFEETRKSVAKFINADSAKTIIFTKNATEAINLAAHSFGNEFIDENDEILISAMEHHANIVPWQQVCQKKKAVLKIIPITKDGEVLFNALDDLLSSKTKLIAITQMSNVLGSVVDIKKIVQLAKKVGARVLVDACQSIAHMKVDVADLDCDFLVFSAHKLYGPNGVGILYGKSDLLKKIPPYQTGGSMIKHVAFERSTFLEPPNKFEAGTPAIAEVIAFKAVLDYLESIDLTALWNEEVTLAQYIRTKIAELGNYKILGNCDQSTIISVVHLSAHHSDIGDVLDQCGVAIRTGHHCAEPLMTFLGVSGTARISLGIYNNMDDADRLIMGLKTVDKMFT
- a CDS encoding NAD(P)/FAD-dependent oxidoreductase translates to MNIYDIAIIGAGPVGLFTVFQAGMLGLKVCVVETLGFVGGQCSALYPQKPIYDIPGFHNINAQELVDNLKKQAAPFNPQYFLDEQCLDIKKEAEHWLLTSHKNTIRAKVIIIAAGGGSFDVRKPPLKNIDQYENTTVFYHVANTDLFKDKVVTIAGGGDSALDWAIVLAKGIAKKVYIIHRRPDFRAAPKTVAEMNELRDLKKIEIITPYQLETLEGANGRLSSIIVKNLDNELISLKSEYLLAFFGMSMNIGCINNWGLSIKNKYIEVDPSTMQTNLTGVFAVGDICNYPGKLKLILTGFAEGARACHSAYTIIRPEVPLHFEHSTTKGLPGGK
- a CDS encoding bifunctional 5,10-methylenetetrahydrofolate dehydrogenase/5,10-methenyltetrahydrofolate cyclohydrolase; this translates as MPYIIDGKTIAKEILQKVESKVLELKTNLNIQPNIATVLVGNNTASEIYVRAKLEAAERVGIGAQLIRLRHEISNQELSTVIKGLNQDKEVTGILVQLPLPTGLNPNIVFELIDYKKDIDGFGIYNTGLLNHWNTNILPCTPQGILHVLKKYLGNDLSGKKAVIIGRSVIVGRPMASILIKESCTVTLTHSKTVNLKQECQTADILIAAVGVPLLVKTDWIKEGCFVVDVGINRYDDKLTGDVDFENVKTKSSHITPVPGGIGPLTVANLMLNALKLCYLQNNLDLSWIANEVL
- the pth gene encoding aminoacyl-tRNA hydrolase, producing the protein MKLLVGLGNPGVKYQDNRHNIGFKAIEAIANRYGNPNFQDKFDGQVAKIRIENKQKTMPFNGQVILFMPMTYMNNSGIPLSKVVNFYKILINDIYVIHDDLDLEVGRIKIKQGGGNSGHNGLFSIDSYVGKMYNKVRVGIGRPEIKAMVSNYVLSDFTNHESEEMQVVLNFIADKLPELLNGEFVNLMNLFALHMHKL
- the radC gene encoding RadC family protein, with protein sequence MEDDETRYGHRQRLNERFLKSPIRTVPDYEVLEMLLFYVIPIKDTKSIAKNLLRKFGSLIEVLDADQTQLIEIKGVGQSVIIYFKLLKDLFSRLHIPSDLEKKFYILNNWGSVINYCNLTMGFQKTESFKILYLNAKNILIHEEVIDYGTVDRIAIHPREIVKSALTVGASALILVHNHPSGDVSPSKQDIELTNTIATALRSINVTIHDHIIVSRNDYYSFKTNNLIKT
- a CDS encoding acyl-CoA carboxylase subunit beta yields the protein MQQKKIDEQINKKIQEISLGGGQDKVDRQHGLGKLTARERIEILMDPDSFEEMDAFVEHRCQNFGMQKKVFPGDGLIVGHGTINGRLVFVYSQDFTIIGGSLGEMHAQKINKVQDLALKLKAPIIGINDSGGARIQEGVDSLKGYGEIFQRNVDASGVIPQITVIMGPCAGGAVYSPALTDFIFMVDQTSYMYLTGPDVVKTATHEDVTHEQLGGAQTHMTKSGVSDYVAENDIECLQMVRKLFDFLPSSNVAGLPIYKTHDPADRIEMSLETLVPEDKAKPYDMKQLIEKVVDEGDFFEIKEGFAKNIIVGFARFEGRPVGVVANQPLNIAGCLDIDSSVKAARFIRFCDAFGIPIVTFIDVPGFLPGTDQEHKGIIKHGAKLLYAYAEATVPKISLIVRKAYGGAYIVMNSKHLRGDVNLSWSNTEIAVMGAKGAAQILYKGHDASAGGKDEWIGEYEEKFATPLVAASRGYLDDIIKPHRTRWRICKYLSMLENKKIDKPWKKHDNLPL